A region from the Panicum hallii strain FIL2 chromosome 1, PHallii_v3.1, whole genome shotgun sequence genome encodes:
- the LOC112890627 gene encoding pentatricopeptide repeat-containing protein At1g73400, mitochondrial: MMNLPSRLRHLRCLLGAAPLPTLGATHSPNPSSFRPPHLTRILPLRFHPPILPARRLFSEHAILPTHLQDERFAALSDSIYDAVIKTEAESSEGTEAALDALGAELTTPLVADVLHRLRYEEKLAFRFFAWASHQDGYSHEPATYNDIIDILSGTRYKSRQFGVLCDVLDHMKRHGTRSVPVEDLLAILRAYTEKHLTHMRKLAKKRRVRMRTPPETDALNVLLDAFCKCGMVKEAEAVFGRVKRRLLGNAETYSILFFGWCRARDPKKAMKVLEEMIQMKYNPESFTYIAAIDSFCSAGLVSEARELFEFMRTEGSMISSPTAKTYSIMIVALAKADRMDECFELISDMRSCGCMPDVSTYKDLIEGMCLVGKLDAAYRVLEEMGKAGFPPDIVTYNCFLKVLCSLRKADDALELCERMIEAHCEPSVHTYNMLMVMFFEMGEAHRALDIWHEMDRRGCKRAIDTYEIMIDGLFDCGRTEDASALLDEVINRDMKLSYKKFDAIMLRLSAVGDLGAIHRLSEHMRRFYNVAMSRRFAITQKKKSIGQRRK; this comes from the coding sequence ATGATGAACCTCCCTTCCAGGCTCCGCCATCTCCGCTGCCTTCTCGGGGCCGCGCCCTTGCCAACCCTTGGCGCCACACACTCCCCCAATCCATCCTCCTTCCGACCGCCACACCTCACCAGAATCCTGCCGCTGCGGTTCCATCCACCAATCCTCCCAGCGCGGCGGCTCTTCTCCGAGCACGCCATCCTCCCCACTCACCTCCAGGACGAGCGCTTCGCCGCGCTTTCGGATAGCATCTATGATGCCGTCATTAAGACGGAGGCGGAATCCAGCGAGGGCACGGAGGCCGCTCTCGACGCGTTGGGCGCCGAGCTGACTACCCCGCTCGTCGCCGACGTGCTGCACCGCCTCCGCTACGAGGAGAAGCTGGCGTTCCGGTTCTTCGCTTGGGCGTCGCACCAGGATGGGTACAGCCACGAACCGGCCACTTACAACGACATCATCGACATCCTCTCCGGCACGCGGTACAAGAGCCGCCAGTTCGGTGTCCTCTGCGATGTGCTCGACCACATGAAGCGCCACGGCACGAGGTCGGTGCCGGTTGAGGACCTGCTGGCGATCCTGCGCGCCTACACGGAGAAGCACCTCACGCACATGAGGAAGCTGGCCAAGAAGCGGCGGGTTCGGATGCGTACGCCGCCAGAGACCGACGCGCTCAACGTGCTGCTGGACGCGTTCTGCAAGTGTGGGATGGTCAAGGAGGCAGAGGCGGTGTTCGGCCGCGTGAAGAGGAGGTTGCTGGGTAATGCCGAGACATACAGTATCCTGTTCTTCGGGTGGTGCCGAGCGAGGGACCCCAAGAAGGCCATGAAGGTGCTCGAGGAAATGATTCAAATGAAGTACAACCCGGAGAGTTTCACCTACATTGCAGCCATCGATTCGTTTTGCAGTGCTGGATTGGTGTCAGAGGCAAGGGAGTTGTTTGAGTTCATGAGGACTGAGGGATCAATGATATCGTCACCCACAGCCAAGACGTATTCGATTATGATTGTTGCACTAGCAAAGGCTGATCGGATGGATGAGTGTTTTGAACTGATTTCGGATATGAGAAGTTGTGGGTGTATGCCTGATGTATCGACTTATAAAGATTTGATTGAAGGGATGTGCTTGGTGGGTAAACTGGATGCTGCCTATCGTGTGTTGGAGGAGATGGGGAAGGCTGGATTTCCTCCAGACATTGTCACCTACAATTGCTTTCTTAAGGTTCTTTGCAGTCTTCGAAAGGCTGATGATGCACTTGAACTTTGCGAGAGAATGATAGAGGCGCATTGTGAGCCCAGTGTTCATACCTATAATATGCTGATGGTGATGTTCTTTGAGATGGGAGAGGCACATAGAGCATTAGATATCTGGCATGAGATGGACAGACGAGGATGTAAACGTGCTATTGATACCTATGAAATAATGATTGATGGTCTGTTTGATTGCGGAAGAACAGAAGATGCAAGTGCTCTTCTAGATGAGGTTATAAACCGTGACATGAAACTTTCATACAAGAAGTTCGATGCTATAATGCTGCGGTTATCAGCTGTAGGTGACCTTGGTGCGATACATCGATTGTCTGAGCATATGAGGAGATTTTACAATGTTGCGATGTCAAGACGATTTGCAATCACTCAGAAGAAGAAGAGCATAGGCCAGAGAAGGAAATGA
- the LOC112894848 gene encoding transport inhibitor response 1-like protein encodes MSTPHSSSTTSAPHRASPPQIPQSLTLAALTASSASPSSSSASGMRDAAEDDSDSPPSQMSEDDPGGGGGGGDRWEPDLRGGNGGGGRWAPPDQVLENVLESVLEFLTAARDRNAASLVCRSWYRAEAQTRRELFIGNCYAVSPRRAAERFGGLRSVVLKGKPRFADFSLVPYGWGAYVSPWVAALGPAYPRLERICLKRMTVSDDDLALVAKSFPFFRELSLVCCDGFSTVGLAVVAERCRHLRVLDLIEDYVEDEDDELVDWISKFPESNTSLESLVFDCVSVPFNFDALEALVARSPALRRLRVNHHVSVEQLRRLMARAPQLTHFGTGAFRSEAAPGGGLSVTELATSFAASRSIICLSGFRDVNPEYLPAIYPVCAKLTSLNFSFASLTAEELKPVIRNCINLRTFWVLDTVGDEGLRAVADTCSDLRELRVFPLDASEDSEGSVSDVGLLAISEGCRKLESILYFCQRMTNAAVIAMSKNCPDLVVFRLCIMGRHRPDWITRDPMDDGFGAIVMNCKKLTRLSVSGLLTDKAFAYIGKYGKLIKTLSVAFAGNSDMSLQYIFEGCTKLQKLEVRDSPFSDKGLLSGLNYFYNMRFLWMNSCRLTMRGCKDVAQQMQNLVVEVIKDHSDDEGEAEIVDKLYLYRSLAGPRNDAPPFVTLL; translated from the exons ATGAGCACTCCCCACTcgtcctccaccacctccgcacCCCACCGCGCCTCCCCTCCCCAGATCCCCCAATCCCTAACCCTAGCAGCGCTCACGGCGTCCTCCGCCTCGCCCTCGTCCTCCTCCGCGTCCGGCATGCGCGATGCGGCGGAGGACGACTCCGACTCGCCGCCCTCGCAGATGTCGGAGGACGACCccggcgggggagggggcggcggcgacaggTGGGAGCCGGATCTGAGgggcggcaacggcggcggcgggaggtggGCGCCGCCGGACCAGGTGCTGGAGAACGTGCTCGAGAGCGTGCTCGAGTTCCTCACCGCCGCGCGGGACCGCAACGCCGCCTCGCTCGTCTGCCGCTCCTGGTACCGCGCCGAGGCGCAGACGCGGCGCGAGCTCTTCATCGGCAACTGCTACGCCgtctcgccgcgccgcgccgccgagcGCTTCGGGGGGCTGCGCTCCGTCGTGCTCAAGGGCAAGCCGCGCTTCGCGGACTTCAGCCTCGTGCCCTACGGCTGGGGCGCCTACGTCTCACCCTGGGTGGCCGCGCTCGGGCCCGCGTACCCGCGCCTCGAGCGCATCTGCCTCAAGCGGATGACCGTCTCCGACGACGACCTCGCGCTCGTCGCCAAGTCCTTCCCGTTCTTCAGGGAGCTCTCGCTCGTGTGCTGCGACGGCTTCAGCACggtcggcctcgccgtcgtcgccgaGCGCTGCCG GCATCTTCGAGTGCTGGATCTCATTGAAGATTAcgttgaggatgaggatgacgaGCTGGTGGATTGGATCTCCAAGTTCCCAGAGTCCAACACCTCTCTGGAGTCACTTGTCTTCGATTGTGTTAGCGTCCCATTCAACTTTGATGCTCTGGAGGCACTGGTTGCACGGTCACCAGCTCTGCGCCGGTTGCGTGTGAATCACCATGTGTCAGTAGAGCAGCTGCGACGTTTGATGGCAAGAGCGCCCCAGCTCACGCACTTTGGAACTGGTGCATTCCGATCTGAGGCTGCCCCTGGTGGGGGTTTGTCTGTGACTGAGCTTGCTACATCTTTTGCTGCATCCAGGTCCATCATTTGTCTATCAGGCTTCCGGGATGTTAATCCAGAATACCTCCCAGCAATCTACCCAGTTTGTGCCAAGCTCACTTCTCTGAACTTTAGCTTTGCAAGCCTAACCGCTGAGGAGCTCAAACCAGTTATTCGCAACTGCATCAATCTTCGCACTTTCTGG GTTCTTGATACGGTGGGCGATGAAGGCCTTCGGGCTGTGGCTGATACATGCTCAGATCTCCGTGAGCTGCGAGTTTTTCCTTTGGATGCCTCTGAAGATTCTGAGGGCTCGGTCTCAGATGTTGGTCTTCTAGCAATCTCAGAAGGCTGCCGGAAGCTAGAATCGATCCTCTACTTTTGCCAGCGGATGACAAATGCAGCAGTAATTGCTATGTCCAAGAACTGTCCTGATCTTGTGGTGTTCCGCCTCTGCATTATGGGCCGCCACCGCCCTGATTGGATCACCAGGGACCCCATGGATGATGGTTTTGGTGCAATTGTGATGAATTGCAAGAAGCTCACCAGACTTTCAGTCTCTGGCCTGCTTACTGATAAAGCTTTTGCATACATTGGGAAATATGGGAAGCTAATAAAAACTCTGTCTGTTGCCTTTGCTGGGAATAGTGACATGTCCCTCCAATATATATTTGAGGGATGCACCAAGTTGCAGAAGCTTGAGGTCAGAGATAGCCCTTTTAGTGACAAGGGATTGCTCTCAGGACTGAACTACTTCTACAACATGAGGTTCTTATGGATGAACTCATGCAGGCTGACTATGAGGGGGTGTAAAGATGTAGCTCAGCAAATGCAAAATTTGGTGGTTGAAGTAATCAAGGACCACTCTGATGATGAAGGAGAGGCTGAGATTGTTGACAAGTTGTACTTGTATCGGTCACTGGCAGGACCAAGGAATGATGCTCCTCCATTCGTTACCCTCTTGTAG
- the LOC112890441 gene encoding SNW/SKI-interacting protein A, which yields MATLKDLLPAPKTSASTFYDHSSDPWFKERYGGESTQASAAARPAGAARTIPPYGKRAGFVPRRLEDFGDGGAFPEIHVAQYPLGMGRRDDKGGSKILALTVDAHGSVAFDAVVKQGENAGKIVYSKHSDLVPKITTSDAQASDDDEEQKQIEETTERTKAALEKVVNVRLSAAQPKNVPTHDSESKFIKYKPSQQSAAFNSGAKERIIRMSEMAVDPLEPPKFKHKRVPRASGSPPVPVMHSPPRPVTVKDQQDWKIPPCISNWKNPKGYTIPLDKRLAADGRGLQEVQINDNFAKLSEALYVAEQKAREAVQMRSKVQRELMLKEKERKEQELRALAQKARMERTGGPPAPSAVPAGGGRGTVDVIDEDMDMEQPREPREQRRESREEREARIERDRIREERRRERERERRLEAKDAAMGKKSKITRDRDRDISEKIALGMASTGGAKGGEVMYDQRLFNQDKGMDSGFATDDQYNIYSKGLFTAQSTMSTLYRPKKDGDSDVYGDADEQLEKVMKTERFKPDKGFTGASERTGKRDRPVEFDKQEENDPFGLDQFLTEVKKGKKAVEKIGGGGTMKASGGSSMRDDYDGGSGRSRINFERGR from the coding sequence atggcgACCCTCAAGGATCTCCTCCCGGCGCCCAAGACGTCGGCGTCCACCTTCTACGACCACAGCAGCGACCCCTGGTTCAAGGAGCGGTACGGCGGGGAGTCGACGCAGGCGTCGGCCGCGGCGaggcccgccggcgccgccaggACCATCCCTCCGTACGGGAAGCGGGCGGGGTTCGTGCCGCGCCGGCTGGAGGACTTCGGGGATGGCGGCGCCTTCCCGGAGATCCACGTCGCGCAGTACCCGCTCGGCATGGGCCGCCGCGACGACAAGGGCGGGTCCAAGATCCTCGCGCTCACAGTCGACGCGCACGGGAGCGTCGCCTTCGACGCCGTCGTCAAGCAGGGTGAGAACGCCGGCAAGATCGTCTACTCCAAGCACAGCGACCTCGTGCCGAAGATCACCACGTCCGATGCGCAGGCGTCGGACGACGATGAGGAGCAGAAGCAGATCGAGGAGACAACGGAGCGGACGAAGGCTGCCTTGGAGAAGGTTGTCAACGTCCGCCTCTCAGCTGCTCAGCCCAAGAATGTGCCGACACATGATTCTGAGTCCAAGTTTATCAAGTATAAGCCGTCACAGCAATCAGCGGCCTTCAATTCAGGTGCCAAGGAGAGGATCATTCGGATGTCGGAGATGGCGGTGGATCCTCTTGAACCGCCAAAGTTCAAGCACAAGCGTGTGCCCCGGGCGTCTGGGTCACCACCTGTGCCGGTGATGCACTCGCCACCGCGGCCAGTTACAGTGAAGGATCAGCAGGATTGGAAGATTCCACCGTGCATTTCTAACTGGAAAAATCCAAAGGGTTACACGATTCCACTTGATAAGAGGCTGGCGGCTGATGGAAGAGGGCTACAGGAGGTGCAAATTAATGATAACTTTGCAAagctttctgaagcattgtatGTGGCAGAACAGAAGGCGAGGGAGGCAGTACAGATGCGCTCCAAGGTGCAGAGGGAACTGATGCTGAAGGAGAAGGAGAGAAAGGAGCAAGAGCTGAGGGCTCTTGCACAGAAGGCTCGCATGGAGAGGACTGGTGGCCCACCCGCGCCATCAGCTGTGCCTGCTGGTGGTGGCAGGGGAACAGTTGATGTTATCGATGAAGATATGGATATGGAGCAACCACGTGAACCGCGTGAGCAGCGCAGGGAGAGTAGAGAAGAGAGGGAAGCGAGGATTGAGCGTGATAGAATCCGTGAGGAGCGCAGAcgtgagagggagagagagaggaggctgGAAGCCAAGGATGCCGCAATGGGCAAGAAGAGTAAGATCACGAGAGACAGGGATCGTGACATCAGTGAGAAGATTGCTCTGGGTATGGCAAGCACTGGTGGTGCCAAAGGTGGTGAGGTCATGTATGACCAGCGGCTGTTCAACCAGGACAAGGGGATGGACTCCGGGTTTGCCACGGATGATCAGTACAACATTTACTCTAAGGGTCTCTTCACAGCGCAGTCTACGATGTCTACGTTGTACAGGCCTAAGAAGGATGGCGATTCTGATGTGTATGGTGATGCGGATGAACAGTTGGAGAAGGTTATGAAGACTGAGAGGTTCAAGCCTGACAAGGGTTTTACTGGTGCTTCTGAGAGGACTGGCAAGCGAGACAGGCCTGTGGAGTTTGATAAGCAGGAGGAGAACGATCCCTTCGGTCTGGATCAGTTCTTGACTGAGGTGAAGAAGGGAAAGAAAGCTGTGGAGAAGATTGGAGGTGGAGGCACCATGAAGGCGAGTGGTGGGTCCTCAATGAGGGATGATTATGATGGAGGATCTGGGAGGTCCCGCATTAATTTTGAAAGGGGGCGTTGA